In one window of Elaeis guineensis isolate ETL-2024a unplaced genomic scaffold, EG11 Super_Scaffold_1000033, whole genome shotgun sequence DNA:
- the LOC105036364 gene encoding LOW QUALITY PROTEIN: chalcone synthase 3 (The sequence of the model RefSeq protein was modified relative to this genomic sequence to represent the inferred CDS: inserted 3 bases in 3 codons): protein MSKTVEEIRKAQRAEGPATVLAIGTATPANVVYQADYPDYYFRITKSEHLTDLKEKFKRMCDKSMIRKRYMHVTEEILRENPNMCAYMAPSLDARQDLVVVEVPKLGKEAAVKAIKEWGQPKSRITHLIFCTTSGVDMPGADYQLIKLLGLRPFVNRFMMYQQGCFAGGTVLRXAKDIAENNRGARVLXVCSEITAVTFRGPSESHLDSLVGQALFGDGAAALIVGADPDVAIERPLFQLISASQTILPDSEGAIDGHLREVGLTFHLLKDVPGLISKNIEKSLVEALXPIGINDWNSVFWVAHPGGPAILDQVEEKVGLKKEKMRATREVLKEYGNMSSACVLFILDEMRKKSGEEGLATTGEGLEWGVLFGFGPGLTVETVVLHSMPIASR, encoded by the exons ATGTCGAAGACCGTGGAGGAGATTCGTAAGGCTCAGAGGGCCGAGGGCCCTGCAACGGTGCTCGCCATTGGCACCGCCACCCCTGCTAATGTCGTCTACCAGGCCGATTACCCTGATTACTATTTCCGGATCACTAAAAGCGAGCATCTCACCGATCTTAAGGAGAAATTTAAGAGAATGT GTGACAAGTCAATGATCCGCAAGCGCTACATGCACGTAACAGAGGAGATCCTTAGAGAAAATCCCAACATGTGTGCCTACATGGCTCCATCACTGGATGCCCGACAGGATTTGGTGGTCGTCGAGGTCCCCAAGCTCGGCAAGGAGGCGGCCGTCAAGGCCATCAAGGAATGGGGCCAACCCAAATCTCGGATCACCCACCTCATCTTCTGCACCACCAGTGGCGTCGACATGCCTGGGGCCGACTATCAGCTCATCAAGCTGCTCGGCCTTCGCCCTTTTGTCAATCGCTTCATGATGTACCAGCAAGGCTGCTTTGCTGGTGGCACCGTGCTCC TTGCCAAGGATATTGCTGAAAACAACCGTGGTGCCCGTGTTC GTGTCTGCTCCGAGATCACTGCAGTCACCTTCCGGGGCCCTTCTGAGTCCCACCTTGACAGCCTCGTTGGTCAGGCACTCTTCGGCGATGGTGCTGCAGCATTGATCGTCGGTGCCGACCCCGACGTAGCCATCGAGAGGCCGCTTTTCCAGCTCATCTCGGCTAGCCAGACAATCCTCCCTGATTCTGAAGGCGCCATCGATGGCCACTTGAGAGAGGTGGGGCTTACCTTTCACCTACTCAAGGATGTGCCCGGGCTGATATCCAAGAACATAGAGAAGAGTTTGGTTGAGGCAC GGCCAATTGGGATCAATGACTGGAACTCGGTGTTCTGGGTGGCGCACCCGGGTGGACCAGCAATACTGGACCAGGTGGAGGAGAAGGTGGGGCTCAAGAAGGAGAAGATGAGGGCCACAAGGGAGGTGCTAAAGGAGTATGGGAACATGTCAAGTGCTTGTGTGCTGTTTATACTCGACGAGATGAGGAAGAAGTCAGGGGAGGAAGGATTGGCGACGACCGGAGAAGGTTTGGAGTGGGGAGTGCTGTTTGGATTTGGACCAGGACTGACGGTGGAGACTGTGGTGCTGCATAGTATGCCCATTGCTTCCCGCTGA